One segment of Thermosulfurimonas sp. F29 DNA contains the following:
- the frr gene encoding ribosome recycling factor, whose protein sequence is MKELFEDGRKRMQKSLKAFKEEMARVRTGRASVSLLEGIKVDYYGTKMPIPQMATVTVQEGRYIVIQPWDVSTVKAIEKAIMESDLGLTPTSDGKIIRITVPPLTEERRRDLVKLVRKMAEEARVAIRNIRRELMDELKRMKKEGEISEDDFHRFQDQVQKLTDEFIGKIEEVLEEKEKEILTV, encoded by the coding sequence ATGAAGGAACTTTTTGAGGACGGACGCAAACGGATGCAGAAGAGTCTCAAGGCCTTCAAGGAGGAAATGGCCCGGGTGCGCACCGGACGGGCCTCCGTAAGCCTCCTTGAGGGGATCAAGGTGGATTATTACGGCACCAAGATGCCCATTCCCCAGATGGCCACGGTGACCGTTCAGGAGGGGCGTTACATCGTGATTCAGCCCTGGGATGTCTCCACGGTGAAGGCCATCGAAAAGGCCATCATGGAATCCGACCTGGGGCTCACGCCTACCAGCGACGGAAAGATCATCCGCATCACCGTCCCCCCTCTTACCGAGGAACGCCGACGAGATCTGGTGAAGCTGGTTCGCAAGATGGCCGAGGAGGCCCGGGTGGCCATCCGGAACATCCGGCGGGAGCTCATGGACGAACTCAAAAGGATGAAAAAAGAGGGGGAGATATCCGAGGACGACTTCCACCGCTTTCAGGATCAGGTCCAGAAGCTCACGGACGAGTTTATCGGAAAGATAGAAGAGGTGCTCGAGGAAAAGGAGAAGGAAATACTTACGGTTTAG
- a CDS encoding ABC transporter ATP-binding protein, with the protein MIRVNNLSYRYPGGCREALSRVSLKVYPGELLLLSGETGSGKSTLLSVLCGLIPSQAGGEFSGEVEVLGRKAPFSPADIFPEVAVVLQNPAEGLVADTVFSEVAFGLENLGYPEREIVLRVEEALSAVGLGGFEDRKLSELSGGERQRAALAAALALRPKLLLLDEPLAQLDHKAARRIMTLLRKLSRRGITVVLAEHRLNLAITEVDRIIHLSGGRKVYDGRPQNFTPPERSLPRPRPSRSGEVRLELRNLSFAYPGRPPIFSGVNLAFRTGERIALLGENGSGKSTFLHLLGGLLKPSGGEIRWHLPDSRDSLRVGLLLQDPDLMLVHERVASELEFTPQNLGLPKMQREIRIREVARKLDLEGHLGRNPLALSRGERLRVALGAILTGKPRVLLLDEPTTAQDPRHLSGLLSALSADLLFFSTHEEDIARALASRILRFPLSSGVKRTA; encoded by the coding sequence ATGATCCGCGTTAACAATCTTTCCTATCGATATCCCGGGGGGTGCCGTGAAGCCCTGTCAAGGGTCTCCCTTAAGGTGTATCCGGGGGAATTACTTCTTCTTTCCGGGGAGACCGGTTCGGGAAAAAGCACGCTTCTTTCCGTACTGTGCGGGCTCATTCCCTCACAGGCCGGAGGTGAATTTTCCGGTGAAGTGGAGGTCCTGGGGCGAAAGGCCCCTTTTTCTCCAGCGGACATTTTTCCAGAAGTAGCCGTAGTGCTTCAGAATCCGGCTGAGGGACTAGTGGCGGACACGGTCTTTTCCGAGGTGGCCTTCGGGCTGGAGAATTTGGGCTATCCGGAAAGGGAAATAGTCCTCCGGGTAGAGGAGGCCCTCTCCGCGGTGGGGCTAGGGGGGTTTGAGGACCGAAAACTTTCCGAACTTTCCGGAGGGGAAAGACAGAGGGCGGCCCTGGCCGCGGCCCTGGCCCTGAGACCGAAATTACTTCTTCTTGACGAACCGCTGGCCCAGCTTGACCACAAAGCCGCCCGGAGGATCATGACCCTTCTTCGGAAACTCTCCCGCCGTGGAATAACCGTAGTGCTTGCGGAACATCGTCTGAACCTGGCTATCACCGAGGTGGACCGCATAATCCATCTCAGCGGGGGACGCAAGGTTTACGACGGCCGGCCGCAAAACTTCACCCCTCCGGAAAGAAGTCTCCCTCGCCCGCGTCCCTCGCGTTCTGGTGAGGTAAGACTCGAATTGCGCAATCTGAGCTTTGCTTACCCGGGGCGTCCGCCAATCTTCTCCGGGGTGAATCTTGCTTTCCGAACCGGAGAAAGGATAGCCCTTCTCGGTGAAAACGGCTCCGGAAAGAGCACCTTTCTCCATCTTTTGGGCGGACTGCTCAAGCCCTCCGGAGGAGAAATAAGATGGCATCTTCCCGATTCTCGCGACAGCCTGAGGGTGGGACTCCTTCTCCAGGATCCCGACCTCATGCTCGTTCACGAGCGGGTGGCCTCGGAGCTCGAGTTTACCCCTCAAAACCTGGGACTCCCTAAAATGCAACGGGAAATTCGAATTCGGGAGGTGGCCCGAAAGCTAGATCTGGAGGGGCATCTGGGACGGAATCCTCTGGCCCTCTCCCGAGGAGAAAGACTCCGGGTAGCCCTGGGAGCGATACTCACAGGAAAGCCCCGGGTGCTCCTACTGGATGAACCGACCACCGCACAGGATCCACGGCATCTGAGCGGGCTTCTCTCCGCCCTTTCCGCCGACCTCCTCTTTTTCTCCACCCACGAGGAGGACATAGCCAGGGCCCTGGCCAGCCGTATACTCCGTTTCCCACTGTCTTCCGGGGTTAAGAGGACCGCATGA
- the rseP gene encoding RIP metalloprotease RseP has product MLTVAAALFVLSLLIIIHEWGHFLAARLCGVRVLRFSIGFGPRIFGKTVGETDFCVSAVPLGGYVKLLGEGEEEVPPEWRHRAFSTRPLWQRALIVAAGPVFNFLLAWLVFTLFFVVKGRPLLLPEVGKVLPESPAARAGLKPGDRILSVDGVRVRTWEELTRAVRKHTERPLLLVLKRGDRTLRIRLRPEVKETRNIFGETIRVPVIGIVASGRFETERVAPWSAVWEGLARTLSLIKLTLVAIVKLVERVLPLSSLGGPLLIAQMAGQQAREGFLALLLFAGILSVNLGVINLLPIPMLDGGHLVFYAVEAVRGRPLSPKTQERIQKVGLALLITLMVLVFYNDLVRLFPRWVPRIPHP; this is encoded by the coding sequence ATGCTCACCGTAGCCGCGGCCCTCTTCGTGCTGTCGCTTCTCATCATCATTCACGAATGGGGACACTTTCTGGCGGCAAGACTCTGCGGAGTCCGGGTTCTGCGGTTTTCCATAGGTTTCGGCCCACGAATCTTCGGAAAGACCGTTGGGGAAACAGACTTCTGTGTCTCGGCGGTGCCCCTCGGGGGTTATGTGAAACTCCTGGGGGAGGGCGAGGAGGAGGTTCCCCCCGAATGGCGCCACCGGGCCTTTTCCACCAGACCCCTGTGGCAGAGGGCCCTCATCGTGGCGGCGGGGCCCGTGTTCAACTTCCTCCTGGCCTGGCTGGTCTTCACCCTGTTTTTCGTCGTGAAGGGACGCCCTCTTCTCCTGCCGGAGGTGGGAAAGGTCCTTCCGGAGAGCCCCGCGGCCCGGGCCGGCCTCAAGCCCGGAGACCGGATCCTTTCCGTGGACGGGGTCCGGGTGCGCACCTGGGAGGAACTCACCCGGGCGGTGCGCAAACACACCGAACGCCCGCTTCTCCTCGTCCTGAAGCGAGGCGATCGGACCCTCCGGATAAGACTCCGTCCGGAAGTAAAGGAGACCCGGAACATCTTCGGAGAAACGATCCGGGTCCCGGTGATAGGGATCGTGGCTTCCGGGAGGTTCGAAACGGAAAGGGTGGCTCCGTGGTCGGCGGTATGGGAGGGACTCGCACGCACCCTTTCCCTCATCAAGCTCACCCTGGTGGCCATAGTGAAACTCGTCGAACGGGTGCTTCCCCTTTCCTCGCTGGGAGGGCCTCTCCTCATCGCTCAGATGGCCGGTCAGCAGGCCCGGGAGGGTTTCCTGGCCCTGCTTCTCTTCGCGGGAATCCTCTCGGTCAACCTGGGGGTGATCAACCTGCTCCCCATCCCCATGCTTGACGGAGGGCACCTGGTTTTCTATGCGGTGGAGGCGGTGCGAGGGCGACCTCTCTCCCCCAAAACCCAGGAAAGGATCCAGAAGGTCGGCCTGGCCCTCCTCATTACCCTGATGGTTCTGGTGTTTTACAACGACCTGGTGCGTCTCTTCCCGCGATGGGTACCCAGAATACCTCACCCCTGA
- the tsaB gene encoding tRNA (adenosine(37)-N6)-threonylcarbamoyltransferase complex dimerization subunit type 1 TsaB, giving the protein MGTQNTSPLILAFETSGETGGVALHRERLLGEVLLSGSITYSRRLLPAVEFLLRQLDLSLREVEILAVSIGPGSFTGLRIGLATVKGLSLALGCRVVAVETLEALAALVAEVPWPICPVLDARRGEVFAALYRREEGRLVPLLPPTVLSPERLCESITEPTLFVGEGLRVYGAFFRERLGAHFREAPVHLREGRAAAVAALAAEKARRGEFADPARLVPLYLRATEAERARGLSGV; this is encoded by the coding sequence ATGGGTACCCAGAATACCTCACCCCTGATTCTGGCCTTTGAAACCTCGGGCGAGACCGGCGGAGTGGCCCTCCACCGGGAGCGACTCCTCGGGGAGGTGCTCCTCTCCGGTTCGATCACCTACTCCCGCAGGTTGCTTCCGGCGGTGGAGTTTCTCCTGCGCCAGCTGGATCTCTCTCTGCGGGAGGTGGAGATCCTGGCGGTATCCATAGGTCCGGGGAGTTTTACGGGATTGCGCATCGGTCTGGCCACGGTAAAGGGTCTGAGCCTGGCCCTGGGGTGTCGGGTGGTGGCGGTGGAAACCCTGGAAGCCCTTGCGGCGCTGGTTGCGGAGGTGCCCTGGCCGATCTGCCCGGTGCTCGACGCGAGGCGGGGCGAGGTCTTTGCCGCCCTCTATCGCCGCGAGGAAGGACGGTTGGTCCCTCTTCTCCCCCCCACGGTGCTTTCCCCGGAGAGACTCTGCGAAAGTATTACGGAACCGACTCTCTTCGTGGGAGAAGGGCTCAGGGTTTACGGGGCCTTTTTCCGGGAAAGGCTTGGGGCCCATTTTCGGGAGGCCCCGGTGCATCTCCGGGAGGGGCGGGCCGCGGCGGTGGCGGCGCTGGCCGCCGAAAAGGCCCGGCGCGGGGAATTCGCCGATCCGGCCCGGCTGGTGCCTCTTTACCTGCGGGCCACCGAGGCCGAAAGGGCCCGGGGGTTAAGCGGTGTTTAG
- a CDS encoding ABC transporter permease, with amino-acid sequence MFRFLLRRLVSLAITFFGITVISFAVIHLAPGSPVSSVAEFNPRFTPEMRERLRREFGLDQPLYKQYLRWLKGLATLDLGRSFAPDRRPVWEKIRERLPITVLINVLAMGLILAVGIPLGVASAVREGSLFDRATTILVFVGYAMPGFWLALLLMLLFGIKLGWLPVSGLHSLMGYQSLSLTGKVLDWAKHLVLPVFVAAFGGLAGVSRYMRHSMLEALSQDYILTARAKGLSEREVVYKHALRNALLPIITILGLSVPGLVGGSVIFESIFGIPGVGQLMWQAVMARDYPVIMGNLVIVSVLTLLGNLLADLGYALADPRIRLEGRS; translated from the coding sequence GTGTTTAGATTTCTCCTCCGACGCCTGGTTTCCCTGGCCATCACCTTTTTCGGGATCACGGTGATCAGTTTTGCGGTTATCCATCTGGCCCCCGGAAGTCCGGTGAGCTCGGTGGCGGAATTCAACCCCAGGTTCACCCCCGAGATGCGGGAACGGCTGCGACGGGAGTTCGGGCTGGATCAGCCGCTTTACAAGCAGTACCTTCGGTGGCTCAAGGGACTGGCCACCCTTGATCTCGGAAGATCCTTTGCCCCGGATCGCCGGCCGGTCTGGGAAAAGATCCGGGAACGACTCCCGATCACCGTCCTCATAAATGTGCTGGCCATGGGGCTGATCCTGGCGGTGGGCATCCCCCTGGGGGTGGCCTCGGCGGTGCGGGAGGGGAGCCTCTTCGACCGCGCCACCACCATCCTGGTCTTCGTGGGCTACGCCATGCCCGGCTTCTGGCTGGCCCTTCTTCTCATGCTCCTTTTCGGGATCAAGCTGGGATGGCTCCCGGTCTCGGGCCTCCACAGTCTCATGGGCTACCAGTCCCTCAGCCTTACGGGAAAGGTGCTCGACTGGGCCAAACACCTGGTGCTTCCGGTCTTCGTGGCCGCCTTCGGAGGGCTCGCCGGGGTCTCCCGTTACATGCGCCACAGCATGCTCGAGGCCCTCTCCCAGGACTACATCCTTACCGCCCGGGCCAAGGGTCTTTCGGAAAGGGAGGTGGTTTACAAACACGCCCTGAGAAACGCCCTTCTTCCCATCATCACCATTCTGGGGCTCTCGGTGCCCGGGCTCGTGGGCGGAAGCGTCATCTTCGAGTCCATCTTCGGGATCCCCGGGGTGGGACAGCTCATGTGGCAGGCGGTCATGGCCAGGGATTACCCCGTGATCATGGGCAACCTGGTGATCGTGTCCGTGCTCACCCTTCTGGGGAACCTGCTGGCGGACCTGGGTTACGCCCTGGCGGATCCCCGAATTCGCCTTGAGGGACGAAGCTGA
- a CDS encoding 1-deoxy-D-xylulose-5-phosphate reductoisomerase, which yields MKNIVVLGSTGSVGRQTLEVVEEFPDRFRVLALTAAGNWKLLAEQARRFRPRVVVILREDLYSPLREALPGETEVLCGERALSEVASHPEADLVVSAIVGMAGLSPTLAALSAGKTVALANKEALVTGGELVRGTLRKSRARILPVDSEHSAIFQVLKGQRRRDLKRIILTASGGPFRTRPRESFARISPEEALKHPRWRMGAKITVDSATLMNKGLEVIEAHYLFRVSYDRIRVVIHPESIVHSLVEFRDGSLLAQLSLPDMRLPIAYALSYPERLPLPYPRLSLVEVGRLTFEPPDPERFPCLTLAYEAGRRGGFWPVALNAANEVAVAAFLERRLSFDRIPVLIEETLSRLSFSGKPGSLEEILSADRRTRALAERLVEEWTCSP from the coding sequence TTGAAAAACATAGTCGTTCTGGGTTCCACGGGTTCGGTGGGCCGTCAGACCCTTGAGGTGGTGGAGGAATTTCCGGATCGCTTCCGAGTCCTGGCCCTCACCGCCGCCGGAAACTGGAAACTTCTTGCCGAGCAGGCCCGCCGTTTTCGCCCCCGGGTGGTGGTCATCCTGAGGGAGGATCTTTATTCCCCCCTGCGGGAGGCCCTGCCGGGAGAGACGGAGGTCCTTTGCGGGGAGAGGGCCCTTTCGGAGGTGGCCTCCCATCCGGAGGCCGATCTGGTGGTCTCGGCCATAGTGGGAATGGCCGGCCTTTCCCCCACCCTTGCGGCGCTTTCCGCCGGAAAAACCGTGGCCCTCGCCAACAAGGAGGCCCTGGTGACCGGGGGAGAACTGGTCCGGGGGACCCTCAGAAAAAGTCGAGCCCGGATACTTCCGGTGGACAGCGAACACTCGGCCATATTTCAGGTCCTTAAAGGCCAGCGCCGTCGGGACCTGAAGCGCATCATCCTTACCGCCTCCGGCGGCCCCTTCCGCACCCGTCCCCGGGAGAGCTTCGCCCGCATCAGCCCGGAGGAGGCCCTGAAACATCCCCGCTGGCGCATGGGGGCCAAGATCACCGTGGACTCCGCCACCCTGATGAACAAGGGCCTGGAGGTGATCGAGGCCCACTACCTCTTTCGGGTCTCCTACGACCGCATCCGGGTGGTCATCCATCCCGAAAGCATCGTGCACTCCCTGGTGGAATTCCGGGACGGGAGCCTGCTGGCTCAGCTAAGCCTTCCGGACATGCGCCTTCCCATCGCCTACGCCCTCTCCTACCCGGAAAGACTTCCCCTGCCCTATCCGCGTCTTTCCCTGGTGGAGGTGGGGCGACTCACCTTTGAGCCCCCGGATCCGGAGCGTTTCCCCTGTCTGACCCTGGCTTACGAGGCGGGAAGACGGGGCGGCTTCTGGCCCGTGGCCCTGAACGCGGCCAACGAGGTGGCGGTGGCCGCCTTTCTCGAGCGTCGTCTTTCCTTCGATCGGATCCCGGTGCTCATCGAAGAGACCCTCTCCAGACTTTCCTTTTCCGGGAAACCGGGTAGTTTAGAGGAAATCCTTTCGGCGGACCGCAGGACCAGGGCGCTGGCCGAAAGACTGGTTGAGGAGTGGACATGCTCACCGTAG
- the tsf gene encoding translation elongation factor Ts produces MAEITMDMIKELRARTAAGFMDCKKALEEAGGDMEKAVDILRKKGLAIAAKRAAKATSEGVVAAYIHANHKIGVLVEVNCETDFVARTDEFKEFAHNVAMQIAATNPIAVRREEVPAEVLEREKRLYEEQARESGKPENVIEKIVQGKLEKFYQEAVLLEQPYIKNPDLTIQDLLNELIAKTGEKIVIRRFARFQVGEE; encoded by the coding sequence ATGGCGGAAATCACCATGGACATGATCAAGGAGCTCCGGGCCCGCACGGCGGCGGGCTTTATGGACTGCAAGAAGGCCCTTGAGGAAGCCGGCGGGGACATGGAAAAGGCCGTGGACATTTTGAGGAAGAAGGGGCTGGCCATCGCCGCCAAGAGGGCGGCCAAGGCCACGAGCGAGGGGGTGGTGGCGGCTTACATCCACGCCAACCACAAGATCGGGGTTCTGGTGGAGGTCAACTGTGAGACCGACTTCGTGGCCCGCACGGACGAGTTCAAGGAATTCGCCCACAATGTGGCCATGCAGATCGCGGCCACCAACCCCATCGCGGTGAGGCGGGAGGAGGTGCCGGCCGAGGTGCTGGAGCGGGAGAAGAGACTTTACGAGGAGCAGGCCAGGGAGAGCGGCAAGCCCGAAAATGTGATCGAGAAGATCGTGCAGGGGAAACTTGAAAAGTTTTATCAGGAGGCGGTGCTTCTGGAGCAGCCCTACATCAAGAATCCGGATCTCACCATTCAGGACCTCCTGAACGAGCTCATCGCCAAGACCGGGGAGAAGATCGTCATCAGGCGATTCGCCCGGTTTCAGGTGGGTGAGGAGTAG
- the pyrH gene encoding UMP kinase yields MEPHYRRLLLKVSGEALGEGGGGLSPERLRYVARELAEARAVGVELALVVGGGNILRGAATREFDRVRADQMGMLATLINALALSEALRREGVENRVLSALSVEGVGEPYHRDRALEHLAGGRVVILACGTGNPFFTTDTAAVLRALELGAEALLKATKVDGVYDKDPVRDPTARRYDYLSYEEVLSRRLAVMDLTAFSLAREHGLPLLVFNMLKSGNIKRAVLGEKVGTLVGGERK; encoded by the coding sequence GTGGAACCACACTACCGGCGCCTTCTTCTTAAGGTTTCCGGGGAGGCCCTGGGCGAGGGGGGCGGCGGGCTTTCCCCGGAAAGGCTCCGTTATGTGGCCCGGGAGCTGGCGGAGGCCCGGGCGGTGGGCGTGGAGCTGGCGCTGGTGGTGGGAGGAGGCAACATCCTGCGGGGAGCCGCGACCCGCGAATTCGACCGGGTGCGGGCCGACCAGATGGGCATGCTCGCCACCCTCATAAACGCGCTGGCCCTCTCCGAGGCCCTGCGCCGGGAAGGGGTGGAAAACCGGGTGCTTTCGGCCCTTTCCGTGGAGGGGGTGGGCGAACCCTACCACCGGGATCGGGCGCTTGAACACCTCGCCGGTGGACGGGTGGTAATCCTGGCCTGCGGCACGGGAAACCCCTTCTTCACCACCGACACCGCCGCGGTATTGCGGGCTCTGGAACTGGGGGCCGAGGCCCTCCTCAAGGCCACCAAGGTGGACGGGGTTTACGATAAGGATCCCGTGCGGGATCCCACGGCCCGAAGGTATGATTATCTTTCCTACGAGGAGGTCCTTTCCCGGAGGCTCGCGGTGATGGATCTCACGGCCTTCTCCCTGGCCCGGGAGCACGGGCTTCCTCTTCTCGTGTTTAACATGTTAAAATCCGGAAACATAAAGCGGGCGGTACTGGGCGAAAAAGTGGGCACTCTGGTGGGGGGTGAGAGGAAATGA
- a CDS encoding energy-coupling factor transporter transmembrane component T produces the protein MRDLHPYTKLALVFAISGFSVLLDGVRAISVLAAFSVTAFLLSRPSPRTLKTYLIFTGATVWGLTISQGFFYQDYPRTVLWCLIPPGKYFSGLCLIREGLSYGALQSLRMVAGLSAGLYLVTTTPVEMLMRALATLPAPRGLTLLAASAVRFLPRVSEDLHLVRQALRLRGYRFDLRHPLRSIAVELSMVKPLLTRSVKESRRLAEALLLRGFDPLSPMPVRKFPPWPRREKILTILILGLTLVVLILKILFWLYLQDILYLERLRPLYALVRVYL, from the coding sequence ATGAGAGACCTTCATCCCTACACCAAACTGGCACTGGTGTTTGCGATTTCTGGATTTTCCGTGCTTCTGGACGGAGTTCGAGCCATCTCCGTTTTGGCTGCCTTCTCCGTGACCGCCTTTCTTCTCTCCCGCCCCTCCCCTCGAACCCTCAAAACCTATCTGATTTTCACCGGGGCCACAGTCTGGGGACTCACGATAAGTCAGGGATTTTTCTATCAGGACTATCCCCGCACCGTCCTTTGGTGCCTTATTCCTCCGGGAAAATATTTTTCCGGACTCTGTCTCATCCGGGAGGGACTTTCTTACGGAGCCCTTCAGTCCCTCAGGATGGTGGCCGGACTTTCAGCCGGACTCTATCTGGTGACCACCACCCCCGTGGAAATGCTCATGAGGGCGCTTGCAACCCTTCCGGCTCCCCGAGGGCTTACCCTCCTTGCGGCCTCGGCGGTGCGTTTCCTGCCCCGGGTAAGCGAAGACCTGCATCTCGTCCGTCAGGCCCTGAGGCTCAGGGGTTATCGTTTCGATCTCCGGCACCCCTTGAGATCCATTGCTGTGGAGCTCTCGATGGTAAAACCCCTTCTTACCCGCTCGGTGAAGGAATCCCGTCGGCTAGCCGAGGCCCTGCTCCTGCGGGGCTTCGATCCCTTAAGCCCGATGCCTGTACGCAAATTTCCTCCCTGGCCTCGCCGGGAAAAGATCCTGACCATCTTGATCCTGGGGCTCACCCTGGTGGTTCTAATCCTCAAGATCCTCTTCTGGCTCTATCTGCAGGACATACTTTATCTGGAAAGGCTGCGTCCCCTTTACGCTCTGGTAAGAGTTTACCTCTAA
- a CDS encoding ABC transporter permease, with product METLRLLWRHPWGRLSLLAVGGLILVAAAAPYLAPYDPLAVNVKEVLAPPSWHHPFGTDLLGRDVLSRMIYGTRISLEVGVVAVGVSLAVGTVLGALAGYYGGWVDTLISRLIDIMLCFPTIFLILAVIAYLEPSILNIMIVIGLTSWMGVARLVRAEFLSLREREFVLSARLSGASDLRIIFVHLLPNALPPILVAATLGVGNAILIESALSFLGLGVQPPTPSWGNMLTEGKSCLEVAWWLSVFPGLAILFTVLAFNLLGETLQEVTNPRKRPL from the coding sequence ATGGAGACCCTGCGGCTGCTGTGGCGGCATCCCTGGGGACGGCTCTCTCTTCTGGCCGTGGGCGGATTGATCCTGGTGGCGGCAGCGGCCCCTTATCTGGCTCCCTACGATCCGCTGGCCGTAAATGTAAAAGAGGTGCTCGCCCCACCCTCCTGGCACCATCCCTTCGGCACCGATCTTCTGGGACGGGATGTGCTCTCGCGAATGATTTACGGAACCAGGATTTCGCTCGAGGTGGGGGTGGTGGCGGTGGGAGTGTCGCTGGCCGTGGGCACGGTGCTCGGGGCGCTGGCCGGCTATTACGGAGGCTGGGTGGACACCCTCATCTCCCGGCTGATCGACATCATGCTCTGTTTCCCCACCATCTTTCTGATCCTTGCGGTCATCGCCTATCTGGAGCCCTCCATCCTGAACATCATGATCGTGATCGGACTAACCAGCTGGATGGGGGTGGCCCGTCTGGTGCGGGCGGAGTTTCTGAGCCTCCGGGAACGGGAGTTCGTGCTTTCGGCGCGATTGAGCGGGGCCTCGGACCTGAGGATCATCTTCGTGCACCTCCTTCCCAACGCCCTACCCCCCATTCTGGTGGCCGCCACCCTGGGGGTGGGCAACGCCATCCTCATCGAGTCCGCTCTCTCCTTCCTGGGACTGGGGGTACAGCCCCCCACGCCCTCCTGGGGCAACATGCTCACCGAGGGTAAAAGCTGCTTGGAGGTGGCCTGGTGGCTTTCGGTATTTCCGGGGCTGGCCATCCTCTTCACCGTGCTGGCCTTCAACCTCCTGGGCGAAACCTTGCAGGAGGTCACCAATCCCCGCAAACGCCCCCTTTAA
- a CDS encoding isoprenyl transferase — translation MVELDPERLPRHVAIIMDGNGRWARRRGLPRFFGHREGVKTAKRIITKACEIPIPVLTLYAFSRENWERPREEVAVLMDLLRAYLREELPTMLERGIRFRVIGERERFPGDIQEMIARVEKETASGERMTLVLALSYGARHELARAARLLAEEVCAGRLRPEDITPETLSRHLYTVDLPDPDLLIRTSGEMRLSNFLLYQCAYTEFYFTPVLWPDFTEEEFLKALADYQRRERRFGRV, via the coding sequence GTGGTAGAGCTTGATCCCGAAAGACTTCCCCGCCATGTGGCCATCATCATGGACGGAAACGGCCGCTGGGCCAGACGGCGGGGGCTTCCGCGCTTTTTCGGACATCGGGAGGGGGTGAAGACCGCCAAGCGCATCATCACCAAGGCCTGCGAAATTCCCATCCCGGTGCTCACCCTTTACGCCTTCTCCAGGGAAAACTGGGAACGCCCCCGGGAGGAAGTCGCGGTTCTCATGGACCTCCTGCGGGCCTACCTCCGGGAGGAGCTTCCCACCATGCTGGAGAGGGGCATTCGGTTTCGCGTGATCGGGGAGAGGGAGCGTTTCCCGGGGGACATACAGGAGATGATCGCGCGGGTGGAGAAGGAGACCGCTTCCGGCGAGCGGATGACCCTGGTGCTGGCTCTGAGCTACGGGGCCCGGCACGAATTGGCCCGGGCGGCCCGGTTGCTTGCCGAGGAGGTCTGCGCCGGGCGTCTGCGGCCGGAGGACATCACCCCGGAAACCCTCTCCCGGCACCTCTACACCGTCGATCTTCCGGACCCCGACCTCCTCATCCGCACCAGCGGGGAGATGAGGCTATCCAACTTCCTTCTCTACCAGTGCGCCTATACGGAGTTTTACTTCACCCCGGTCCTCTGGCCGGACTTCACCGAGGAGGAATTCCTGAAGGCGCTTGCGGACTATCAGCGCCGCGAACGCCGCTTCGGAAGGGTATGA
- a CDS encoding phosphatidate cytidylyltransferase, which translates to MRNLVFRVLTAVALLPPLILLVLRGPSWALFLVTLLAGGHALREWWEMTGFPRGLFLLAVAGYFAAFFLAERSLIGALWVLLATPTLYFLLRFEKENFLVPFSLALAGLIYTFVGFWSLYRLSEAGRLSLLFLLTLIFTEDTAAYFGGRSFGRHPFFAAVSPKKTLEGYLCGVFAGTAAAFVLAVRTGLFPPGEALLLGLSLSVLAPAGDLLESMVKRACGVKDSGRILPGHGGLLDRVDALIFLAPLFRAYLEIRGGGP; encoded by the coding sequence ATGAGAAACCTCGTTTTCCGGGTCCTTACCGCGGTCGCCCTCCTTCCTCCCCTTATCCTGCTCGTACTCCGCGGACCCTCGTGGGCCCTCTTTCTGGTAACGCTTCTTGCCGGGGGACACGCCCTGCGCGAGTGGTGGGAGATGACCGGATTCCCCCGGGGGCTCTTCCTTCTGGCCGTCGCAGGATACTTCGCGGCCTTTTTCCTGGCCGAAAGAAGTCTCATCGGGGCTCTCTGGGTACTGCTCGCGACCCCCACCCTTTACTTTCTCCTCCGGTTCGAGAAGGAAAACTTCCTGGTTCCCTTCTCGCTGGCGCTTGCGGGACTGATCTATACCTTCGTGGGATTCTGGTCCCTTTACCGTTTGAGCGAGGCGGGGCGGCTCAGCCTGCTTTTTCTTCTGACTCTGATCTTTACGGAGGACACCGCGGCCTACTTCGGAGGAAGGTCCTTCGGACGACATCCCTTTTTTGCCGCGGTAAGCCCGAAAAAGACCCTGGAGGGATACCTCTGCGGGGTGTTCGCCGGAACGGCGGCGGCCTTCGTGCTGGCGGTGAGGACCGGGCTTTTTCCTCCGGGGGAGGCCCTTCTTCTGGGCCTTTCCCTTTCGGTCCTTGCCCCGGCCGGAGACCTGCTGGAGTCCATGGTTAAGAGGGCCTGCGGGGTCAAGGACTCCGGGAGGATCCTTCCCGGTCACGGGGGGCTTCTCGACCGGGTAGACGCCCTCATCTTCCTGGCCCCTCTCTTCCGTGCCTATCTGGAGATACGAGGGGGAGGCCCTTGA